ATCACTGTGGCGCTGGTGGTGGGGGGCTTCGCCGAACGCATTCGCTTCTCGGCGGTGCTGATCTTCGCGATTGTGTGGTTCACGCTGTCTTATCTGCCGATCGCACACATGGTGTGGGGCGGTGGCTACCTGGCCACTGACGGCGCATTGGACTTCGCCGGCGGCACCGTGGTACACATCAACGCTGCCAGCGCCGGGCTGATCGGCGCCTACCTGATCGGCAAGCGTGCAGGTTTCGGTAAAGAGGCCTTCAAACCGCACAACCTGCCGATGGTGTTTACCGGGGCGTCCATCCTGTATATCGGCTGGTTCGGCTTCAACGCCGGCTCCGCCAGCGCGGCCAACGGCATTGCTGCCTTGGCATTCCTCAACACCGTGGTTGCCACAGCGGGTGCCATTCTCTCCTGGACCTTCGCGGAATGGGTGCTGCGTGGCAAGCCTTCGCTGCTGGGCGCTTGCTCCGGCATGATCGCCGGGCTGGTTGCGGTCACGCCGGCGGCGGGCACCGTGGGCGTGGGTGGAGCGTTGATCATTGGCCTGGTGGGCGGCGTCGCCGGCCTGTGGGGCGTCGTGACGCTGAAGAAATGGCTGAAGGTGGACGACACCTGCGACGTGTTCGGCGTGCACGGGGTGTGCGGCATCGTCGGCTGTCTGCTGACCGGCGTGTTCACCGCTTCTTCACTGGGCGGTACCGGCTATGCCGAAGGGGTGACGATGGGCCATCAGGTCTGGATCCAGCTGGTGAGCGTGCTGATCACGCTGGTGTGGTCGAGCGTCGCCGCTTTTATCGCCTTTAAGATCGCGGGCGCCATGGTGGGCCTGAGAGTGCCGGAAGAGCAGGAGCGCGAGGGGCTGGATGTCAACAGCCACGGTGAGAGCGCCTACAACCAATAAGACTCGAAGCAGGGCAGTGCGCTAAAGACTAAAATAATGATGAAGCTAAAAGAGGGGCGATGGAAACATCGCCCCTTTCGTTATGTGGCGGCTCAGGCGTCGCGTTGGCGAATCACCCCTTCCTGCACGGTGGTGGCGACCAATACGCCGTCGCGGGTGTAGATCTGGCCGCGTACAAAGCCACGAGCGCCGGAAGCGGAGGAGCTCTCCACCGCGTACAGCAGCCAGTCATCCATGCGGAACGGACGGTGGAACCACATTGAGTGGTCAATGGTGGCCACCTGCATGCCCGGCTCGAGGAAGCCGACGCCGTGCGGCTGCAACGCCGTTGGCAGGAAGTTAAAGTCCGACGCGTAGCCCAGCAGGTATTGGTGGATGCGTTGGTCGTCCGGCATGCTGCCGTTGGCGCGAAACCATACGTAGCGGTACGGTTCTTCCACGCTGCCTTTCAGCGGGTTGTGGAATTTTACCGGGCGCATTTCGATCGGCTTCTGGCCGATAAATTTCTCGCGCACTTTTTCCGGCAGCATGTGCGCCAGCTTCTGGGCGATCTCTGATTCAGACAGCAGTCCTTCCGGCGGCGGTACATCCGGCATCAGGTTTTGGTGCTCAAAACCCTCTTCCGGGCTTTGGAAGGAGGCGGTCATATAGAAGATAGGTTTGCCATGTTGGATGGCACTGACGCGGCGTGCGCTGAAGCTGTTGCCGTCGCGCAAGGTTTCTACGTCGTAAACGATAGGTTTGCCGCTGTCGCCCGGGCGCAGGAAGTAGCTGTGGAACGAATGCACGCTGCGTTCGTCCGGCACCGTCTGTTTGGCGGCATACAGCGCCTGGCCTACAACCTGGCCGCCGAATACCTGGCGAAGCCCCAAATC
The sequence above is drawn from the Serratia sp. FDAARGOS_506 genome and encodes:
- the amtB gene encoding ammonium transporter AmtB, which produces MKRLLSMLGLSSVTLVPSLALAAPAVADKADNAFMMICTALVLFMTLPGIALFYGGLLRGKNVLSMLTQVTVTFALVCVLWVLYGYSLAFSEGNAVFGGFETVMLKGIGIDSVTGSISQMIHVAFQASFACITVALVVGGFAERIRFSAVLIFAIVWFTLSYLPIAHMVWGGGYLATDGALDFAGGTVVHINAASAGLIGAYLIGKRAGFGKEAFKPHNLPMVFTGASILYIGWFGFNAGSASAANGIAALAFLNTVVATAGAILSWTFAEWVLRGKPSLLGACSGMIAGLVAVTPAAGTVGVGGALIIGLVGGVAGLWGVVTLKKWLKVDDTCDVFGVHGVCGIVGCLLTGVFTASSLGGTGYAEGVTMGHQVWIQLVSVLITLVWSSVAAFIAFKIAGAMVGLRVPEEQEREGLDVNSHGESAYNQ
- the tesB gene encoding acyl-CoA thioesterase II yields the protein MSQALQNLLDLLDLEKIEEGLFRGQSEDLGLRQVFGGQVVGQALYAAKQTVPDERSVHSFHSYFLRPGDSGKPIVYDVETLRDGNSFSARRVSAIQHGKPIFYMTASFQSPEEGFEHQNLMPDVPPPEGLLSESEIAQKLAHMLPEKVREKFIGQKPIEMRPVKFHNPLKGSVEEPYRYVWFRANGSMPDDQRIHQYLLGYASDFNFLPTALQPHGVGFLEPGMQVATIDHSMWFHRPFRMDDWLLYAVESSSASGARGFVRGQIYTRDGVLVATTVQEGVIRQRDA